The following are encoded together in the Chlorocebus sabaeus isolate Y175 chromosome 20, mChlSab1.0.hap1, whole genome shotgun sequence genome:
- the LOC103225480 gene encoding aflatoxin B1 aldehyde reductase member 2 produces the protein MLSAASRVVSRAAVPCALRSPQPEARALAMSRPPPPRVATVLGTMEMGRRMDAPASAAAVRAFLERGHTELDTAFMYSDGQSETILGGLGLGLGGSDCRVKIATKANPWDGKSLKPDSLRSQLETSLKRLQCPRVDLFYLHAPDHSTPVEETLRACHQLHQEGKFVELGLSNYAAWEVAEICTLCKSNGWILPTVYQGMYNATTRQVETELLPCLRHFGLRFYAYNPLAGGLLTGKYKYEDKDGKQPVGRFFGNSWAETYRNRFWKEHHFQAIALVEKALQATYGASAPSMTSAALRWMYHHSQLQGAHGDTVILGMSSLEQLEQNLAATEEGPLEPAVVDAFNQAWHLVAHECPNYFR, from the exons ATGCTGAGCGCCGCGTCTCGCGTAGTCTCCCGCGCCGCCGTACCTTGCGCGCTTCGCTCCCCGCAGCCCGAGGCCCGCGCGCTAGCCATGTCCCGGCCACCGCCACCGCGGGTCGCCACGGTGCTGGGCACCATGGAGATGGGGCGCCGCATGGACGCGCCCGCCAGCGCCGCGGCCGTGCGCGCCTTTCTGGAGCGCGGCCACACCGAACTGGACACGGCCTTCATGTACAGCGACGGCCagtccgagaccatcctgggcggTCTGGGGCTCGGGCTGGGCGGCAGTGACTGCAGAG TGAAAATTGCCACCAAGGCCAACCCTTGGGATGGAAAATCACTAAAGCCTGACAGTCTCCGGTCCCAGCTGGAGACATCACTGAAGCGGCTGCAGTGTCCCCGAGTGGACCTCTTCTACCTACATGCACCTGACCACAGCACTCCAGTGGAAGAGACACTGCGCGCCTGCCACCAGCTGCACCAGGAG GGCAAGTTCGTGGAGCTTGGCCTCTCCAACTATGCTGCCTGGGAAGTGGCCGAGATCTGTACCCTCTGCAAGAGCAACGGTTGGATCCTGCCCACTGTGTACCAG GGCATGTACAACGCCACCACCCGGCAGGTGGAAACGGAGCTCCTCCCCTGCCTCAGGCACTTTGGACTGAGGTTCTATGCCTACAACCCTCTGGCTG GGGGCCTGCTGACTGGCAAGTACAAGTATGAGGACAAGGACGGGAAACAGCCTGTGGGCCGCTTCTTTGGGAATAGCTGGGCTGAGACCTACAGGAATCG CTTCTGGAAGGAGCACCACTTCCAGGCCATTGCCCTGGTGGAGAAGGCCCTGCAGGCCACATATGGTGCCAGCGCCCCCAGCATGACCTCGGCTGCCCTCCGGTGGATGTACCACCACTCACAGCTGCAG GGTGCCCACGGGGACACGGTCATCCTGGGCATGTCCAGCCTGGAGCAGCTGGAGCAGAACTTGGCAGCAACGGAGGAAGGGCCCCTGGAGCCGGCTGTCGTGGACGCCTTTAATCAAGCCTGGCATTTGGTTGCTCACGAATGTCCCAACTACTTCCGCTAG